The genomic stretch AAATTAGTAGTTAGGTTGCAAAAAGTCATGTTTTATAACATGGTGCGTGAAGTTCAGTGTGATCCACCCCTTTATTTTCTGCTTGAAACATGGCTTAACGACAAGAAccaagaacaaaaacattaactttGGCTCAATAATAACTGCAAAGGAGACAAaattcaaaaattcaaaatgaaggTGCTTCTTAAAGATGATGATTTAGATCGATGTCTTCTCTTTGCATCGATGATCCTGAATCATTAATCCTTAAAATCGGTACATCAATCTGAATCAATGTATCATCACACCCCTAATATATGACTGTATGCATTTGAATTGTTCTAAAAGAGCAAGTTTGATAGCTGTTACAAAGAAAAACGTGACATAATAACTGAGCTGCAcctcagaaaacagtgaagtcAAACGCTGTGAGTGCCCATGAAAGAAATCTAACCGCATGATCTTTTTATAATGACACATAACATAAGTTACATCATTATTAAGccattaaaaatgtacattggCGCAAAATGGCAAGGGATCAGCGTGGATGAACAAAAGCCTGAGGACATAATCAGGCCAGTGCAATGTATGTGAGGCAAAAGAGaatatgaaattattattatctccAAATTGTGCTACATACTGCAGTTGATGAGCTGGGAAGAAAACAacgatagatagatagatagataggtagatagatagatagatagatagatagatagatagatagatagatagatagatagatagatagatagatagatagatagatagatagatagatagataaatagataaatagatagatagatagatagatagatagatagatagatagatagatagatagatgtgaAGCTTTTGCAAGACAGATTTCTGTTCAGCAACTGGAAGACTGATGATGTAATGCacaattgtaaaaaaataatgcaaccaCTGCAAATCTCTCATTTGCTTTTCTTCATGCAGTCTGAATTAACCAAGCTTACTAaagcacacaaaacaaagaggagagaTCCCAAGGTGACAAATACATTGTGTCCTCTGACAGTTTGGTCTTTAGTGCCACCTGCTGTTTATGTACATAAACTGGTCTTCCAGTTGCCTCTCCAGTGTCctctacaaagagacaaaattcACATGAGAAGTATTTTATGTGTCCATGGGATCTCAATACAATACTTCCCATACATAAACAAACCCACGCTCATAAACATTGAAAAAACATCCTGATTTCGCATAAGCCCGAGATTGCACAATGTGTTACCACATGGGAGGAATAAGAGGAACCCTCTGAATGTTGAAGCTTCAAGTTGTTCTCTCCATTCCCACCATGATGACCTCAGGGATATTGCTCGGCTTCTTTTATGGTAAtaacagcttttttaaaaaacactgtagCTGTGTAACTTTGAAAGAACAATTAACTTATATCACATTAATTCTCTTTTGTAATTTGCAGCTCCagttctctgtctcttctggCTTACAAAGCATGCAGTGGACTCAGCTCTGCTGTCGGCCCCAGGGTCGGTAACAGCAGCATGCGGAGGATCCGTGACAGTCTCGTGTCAGTACGACCAGCAGTTCAGAGAATCCACAAAGTACTGGTGCAGAGGAAAGATATATGAATTATGTGCCATAGTGGTGAAGACACCCAAGAACCGACAGAATAACAGAAGCTCCATTAGAGATGATAAGGAGGCAGGAATCTTCACTGTTACTATGACTTCTCTCAGGAAAAGTGATCAGGATAGTTATTGGTGTGTTATTGCCAGAGATGGAAAGAACGTCTACACCAGGGTCAAGCTCCGTGTCTCCCCCGCAGGTAAACTTCAGCTATGATATGTATCTAATacattgctgctgcagcttcttgACATTCTTGCTTTGATTGGCACTGACTGCAGAAAGACAAATCTGAAATGACTCTAACTTGTTGTCCAAACTCAACGAATTGGCCCCATGTGATGCCAAAAATTAGAAGTATGTTAATGTAATTCTTGGTCAGTAAATGtcatttgttgatttttaatGCAAAGTGTTTTGTTCCACAGTGACAaccaccacaaccaccaccacaccaACCAGCTCATCACCAACACAAGATGAAATACAGTGAGGATAtactgttgttttcatttcatcattgaCATTAACAACTGAAATCTAGCTGAACAGAGCTCCAGACTAACTGTTGGGCactgtgttgtataaagtaatcaaagtaatacttgagtaaaagtagatATTGAAAGTAGAACAGATAAGTAGAAAATATTGTGCTAaattattactttggtaaaagtggaagtcaccca from Pagrus major chromosome 7, Pma_NU_1.0 encodes the following:
- the LOC140999354 gene encoding CMRF35-like molecule 1, translating into MMTSGILLGFFYAPVLCLFWLTKHAVDSALLSAPGSVTAACGGSVTVSCQYDQQFRESTKYWCRGKIYELCAIVVKTPKNRQNNRSSIRDDKEAGIFTVTMTSLRKSDQDSYWCVIARDGKNVYTRVKLRVSPAVTTTTTTTTPTSSSPTQDEIHWWAALRWILFISMLCCLVATHIVAWRMKTAKK